The following proteins are co-located in the Besnoitia besnoiti strain Bb-Ger1 chromosome Unknown contig00007, whole genome shotgun sequence genome:
- a CDS encoding ribosomal protein RPL27A (encoded by transcript BESB_071990), whose translation MTTRLRKTRKRRGHVSAGYGRVGKHRKHPGGRGKAGGMHHHRINFDKYHPGYFGKVGMRHYHLLKNQYTCPTVNVDKLWSLVSPATLAKAEQSKDKAAVIDVTKSGYFKVLGKGDLPKVPVIVKARFFSRIAEKKIKEAGGACVLTG comes from the exons ATGACGACCCGGTTGAGGAAGACTAGAAAGAGACGTGGGCACGTCAGTGCCGGTTATGGGCGTGTCGGGAAGCACCGCAAGCATCCTGGTGGTCGCGGTAAGGCTGGTGGTATGCACCACCACCGCATCAACTTCGACAAGTACCATCCTGGTTACTTCGGAAAG GTCGGTATGCGCCACTATCACCTGTTGAAGAACCAGTACACCTGCCCGACTGTGAATGTGGACAAGCTGTGGTCGCTCGTGTCCCCGGCAACTTTGGCCAAGGCTGAGCAGAGCAAGGACAAGGCAGCCGTCATCGACGTGACGAAGTCAGGCTACTTCAAGGTTCTGGGAAAGGGCGACCTGCCGAAGGTTCCCGTCATCGTTAAGGCTCGATTCTTTTCGCGTATCGCGGAAAAGAAGATTAAGGAGGCGGGTGGTGCCTGCGTCTTGACCGGCTAA